In Euphorbia lathyris chromosome 10, ddEupLath1.1, whole genome shotgun sequence, a single genomic region encodes these proteins:
- the LOC136208024 gene encoding (-)-isopiperitenol/(-)-carveol dehydrogenase, mitochondrial-like, giving the protein MDKRFSMKPTKTTISNHANSLLQEIIKTRQDIPSRTPNKKLSGKVAIITGGTSGIGEATACLFADHSALIVVIADIQDELGQQVANSIGANRCMYLHCDVTKEEQVKFLVEWTLQNYGHLDIMFSNAGTTTNSEQTILNLDLSAYDNLMSVNARGMATCVKYAARAIVDGHMRGSIMCTSSVAGRIRSDKWVDYTMSKHAVVGLVKSASRQLGVHGIRVNFVSPYSVVTPMTINFYAGKSEEATESSYESKMNLKGVVLKTKNIGDVVVFLCCDDSQLITGHAFMVDGGFLT; this is encoded by the exons ATGGATAAGCGTTTCAGCATGAAACCCACAAAAACAACAATATCCAACCACGCTAATTCCCTTTTGCAAGAGATTATCAAAACAAGGCAAGATATTCCTAGCCGCACTCCAAACA AAAAGTTATCAGGCAAAGTAGCCATCATCACTGGTGGCACCAGCGGGATTGGCGAGGCAACTGCTTGTCTCTTCGCCGATCATAGTGCTCTTATAGTGGTAATTGCTGATATCCAAGACGAATTGGGTCAACAAGTCGCGAATTCAATCGGAGCAAATAGATGCATGTACTTACACTGCGATGTTACcaaagaagaacaggtgaaatTTCTAGTAGAATGGACATTGCAAAATTATGGTCATTTAGACATAATGTTTAGCAATGCTGGTACAACAACAAATTCAGAACAAACAATTCTCAATCTGGACCTTTCAGCATATGATAATCTGATGAGCGTTAACGCCAGAGGAATGGCCACGTGTGTGAAATATGCAGCACGTGCAATAGTGGATGGGCACATGAGAGGGAGCATAATGTGCACTTCGAGTGTAGCGGGTAGGATAAGGAGCGATAAGTGGGTAGACTATACGATGTCGAAGCATGCAGTGGTTGGGTTGGTGAAGTCGGCGAGTCGGCAGCTGGGGGTGCATGGTATCAGGGTGAACTTTGTGTCTCCATATAGCGTCGTAACACCAATGACGATAAATTTTTATGCTGGGAAGAGTGAGGAGGCAACAGAAAGTAGTTATGAATCGAAGATGAACTTGAAAGGAGTTGTACTGAAAACTAAAAATATAGGAGATGTTGTTGTGTTTCTTTGTTGTGATGATTCTCAACTAATCACTGGTCATGCTTTTATGGTGGATGGGGGATTTCTCACTTAG